Below is a genomic region from Propionispora vibrioides.
GGTCAAATTGTGATTGAACTGTTTGAGGGCGACGCACCTAAAACCGTGGCTAATTTTGAGAAGCTGATTAATGAAGAATTTTATGACGGTTTGACTTTCCATCGCGTAATTAAAGGTTTCGTGGCTCAGGGAGGTTGCCCTAACGGCAACGGTACCGGCGGCCCTGGCTATACTATTCCCTGTGAAACCAAGGGAAATCCCAAACGGCATGAACGTGGTTCTTTGTCGATGGCGCACCGCGGTCCGAATACGGGTGGCAGTCAGTTCTTTATCGTATACGAACCGCAGCCCCATTTGGATGGCGTACATACTGTCTTTGGCAAAGTAATTGAAGGCATGGATGTGGTTGACCAGATACAACCGGGCGATAAGATGAACAAGGTTACCGTAGTCGAAGCATAATTGCTTGAGGCTAGTGTCTGGGCAATTTTGTCAATGAATCTTGCTTGGTCGCAACAACTAATGACGTCGCTTGACGGCGTCATTTTTATTTTTTAAAAGTTGGGAGAGTGGCACATGGAATTTATTGACCCACAGATGTTATTGTTTTTATTGGCCGCCGGTTTTTGCGCCGCCTTTGTTGATTCCGTGGTGGGCGGTGGCGGCCTGATTTCGCTGCCGGCATTGCTGCTTACCGGTATGCCGCCCGGACTGGCGCTGGGGACGAATAAAATGGCCAGCGTCATGGGCAGTTTTACCAGTACACTTTCTTTTATGTTTTCGGGGAAAGTAAATTTTAAGTTAATCAAATATCTTTTTTTTATTGACTTCTTTGGGTCCATACTGGGTGTCTATACGGTACAGCATATTCCGCCTCATTTTTTGAAACCGTTGGTTGTTGTACTGCTGGTGGTGGTGACGGTATATACCTTGCTGCGTAAGGACTGGGGCGATATCTCTACCTATGGCGGTATCACGGCGAAGACGCTCTGGCTCAGCGGTGCAGCCGCTGGGTTGCTGGGCTTTTATGACGGTTTTTTCGGTCCCGGCACAGGGTCGTTTTTGATTTTTGCCTTTCTCATGCTGGGGTTTGATTTTGTTGTAGCGGCGGGAAATGCCAAGGCTTTAAATTTTGCCAGCAACATCGCCGCCGTCATTGCCTTTGCCTATTTTGGCTCCATTCGGTATTCCTATGGCATTGTAATGGGCTTGGCAATGATTCTGGGCGCACTGGCCGGTTCGCGTGTGGCGATTAAAAATGGGGCGGCTTTTGTCAAGCCGGTGTTTATTTTTATGTCGCTGCTGCTCATTGGTAAGCAAATTTGGGATGTGGCGCACTGATTAATCAAGAGAATATGACAGCAAGAAGGTTTCCCGCGGGCCGGGAGGCCTCTTTTTTTTGCAGTCAGACAAGCATGTCCGTCACAGAAAACCCGGCAAGGTCCTGCCGGAATGGTTGCCCGCCCTTTTCTCCGCTAATTAATAAGATGACTATCCTAAATCGGGCAAAACGGTAATACATTGTAGTATGGCTATGTGTTAGCATTCTACTTTGCCGCATAGAGACTCAATCAGGATGAGGAGGGTACTTCTGTGGTTGATTTTAATTTTGCGACGCTGATCAAAAAAGACCGGGAAGAACGGCAGTATGTACCGTTTACCGGAACGTTTCTGGAATATTTAAAGCTGGTTGCCGAAAATCCCAAGCACCATTCAATGCTGGCCCATCAGCGCATGTTCAATCTCCTGGTGGAGCCCGGCGTGGAGACAATCAAGACGGAGGAGCATCCACACTTAAAGCGCATCTATGGCAATGAAACCATTAAGCAATATGAATTTTTTAAACATGATTTTTTTGGCATTGACAACAGTATTATGAAAATCATGCGTTATTTCCACGCGGCAGCCATGAAGGGGGAAGAGTCGCGTCAGGTGCTGTATTTGGTTGGACCGGTCGGCGCCGGTAAGTCGTCGATCATGGAGGCGCTAAAACGGGCTTTGGAAGCAAGCCCGGATATTTACGTGTTGCAGGGCTGCCCGATGCGGGAAATGCCGCTGCACCTGATTCCAAAACACCTGCGACCTGTCTTTGAACGGGAGCTGGGCATCAAGGTGGAAGGCGATTTGTGCCCGGTATGCCGCTATCGTCTGAAACACGAATTTGGCGGGGAATATGAACGCTTTCCGGTTACGACGGCCGGGTTTTCAATACGTTCCCGCAAAGGGATCGGCGTAGTACCGCCAGTAGATCCGAACAATCAGGATACGTCGGTGCTGATCGGCTCGGTGGATATTTCCAAGCTGGATTTATACCCGGAGGATGATCCACGGGTACTGTCGTTAAATGGGGCGTTTAATGCCGGCAACCGGGGCATTGTGGAATTTATTGAGGTATTTAAGAATGAAGTCGAGTATTTGCACGCCATGATTACGGCCACACAGGAAAAGTCCATTCCCTCACCGGGCAAGGGAGCGATGATTTACTTTGACGGCATTATTTTGGCCCATTCCAATGAGGCGGAGTGGAATAAGTTTAAATCCGACCATACTAATGAAGCGATTTTGGACCGGATTGTCAAAGTAGAGGTGCCCTATTGCCTGCAGTTGGATGAGGAAGTGAAAATCTACCGAAAAGTCCTGAGAAACAGCAATTTTGATGCTCATATAGCGCCACATACCATCGAAATGGCCTCGATGTTTGCCATTTTGTCCCGTCTGGCGCCATCGGCCAAGGTGGACCCTCTGACCAAGCTGAAAATCTACAACGGAGAAGAAATTGTAGAAAAGGGCTCGACTAAAAAGGTGGATATCTTCGAGCTGAGGGAAGAGGCACAGCGGGAAGGGATGAGCGGAATTTCCACGCGTTTCATCATGAAGGCGCTGGATACGGCATTGTCTGAATCGGAAAACAATTGTATCAATCCCTTGGCTATTTTGGATACCATGGTGAAAGCCACCAAGGAAATGGCTGTTAACGAGGATGAGAGAAAACGCTATCTGGGCTTTTTGCAGGATACGATTAAGAAAGAGTACAATCTGATTATCGAAAAGGAGGTAACCAGAGCTTTCATTCATGGTTACCAGGAGCAGGCGGAGAGTCTGTTCAACAACTATCTTGACCATGCCGAAGCCTTTGTCAATGTCACCAAGCTGAAGGATCCAAACACCGGGGAAGAGCTGGAACCGGATATCAAGTTCCTGCAGTCCATCGAAGAGCAGATTGGCATTAGCGGTACGGCGGCGCTGGGCTTCCGGCAGGACGTTACTTCCTATATGTTTTCCATTTTGCGTAGTGGCGGACGGCTGGACTATAAAAGCTATGAACCACTCAAGGAAGCCATTGAGAAGAAGCTGACTTTTTCGGTTAAAGAGTTGTCACGGGTGGTCACCAAAGCCAGGGTCAGAGATAAAGAACAAGACAGCAAGTATAATGCCATGGTCGAGGAAATGAAACAGAACGGCTATTGTGATCACTGCTGCAATGTGATTTTAAAATATGCGGCCAATAATTTGTGGAAGGATTAGTACCTTGTCAGTTTTAAAACAGTAGGAGGATGGCGTGGCTATTTTTCGCAGCGCGAGGCGAAGGAAGGAGTCATACCGTTAGTATGCTGACTGACGACAACGAAGCGGTGCGGAAAATAGACCGCCAGTATTCACTGGATTAAGGCTGACAAGGTACTAGCAGCAATGCTGGCTGCTGAAACGGAGTGAAGGACGATGGCGGTATTCAAGGACGGGGGGACCGGTCATTCTGACCGGTCCGCATGGGATCGCAAGCGCCACCGGAAACTGATGGAGGATGCCATTAGAAGGAACCTGGGCGATATTATTGCGGAGGAAAGTATTATTGGGCAGAGCAAGGATAAAAAAATCAAAATACCGGTCAAGAGCATTAAAGAGTATCAGTTTATCTATGGAAAAGGCAATGACGGTGGCGCGTCGGGGGACGGTCAGGAAAAGAAGGGGCAGGTCATCGGCAAAGTGGTGGGACAAAACGGAACGGCCAGTGGCGGGCCGGGGGGCAGTGATCCCGGTGAGGAAATTTACGAAACGGAAATTACCATGGATGAAATTATCGGTTATATGTTCAATGAACTGCAGCTACCGGATATCGACAAGAAGAAGTACGGCCTTATTGAGGATGAATGCCGGATAAAGCGCAGCGGCTATCAGCCGAAGGGCATCCCGCCGCGGCTGGCGAAAAAGCGCACCGTTATTGAAAAAATAAAGCGCAAGCAAAGTTACCGGCGCAATCAAACGGCTGGAGCGGAACAAGCGATACCTCAGCGTATTCCTTTCCGGACCGAGGATCTTAGATATCACCGGGTAAAGGAGGAGCATAAGCGGCGCTCCAACGCGGTGGTCATTTGTATTATGGATACGTCCGGTTCGATGGACCAGACCAAGAAGTATCTGGCTCGCAGTTTTTATTTTCTGCTGTATCAGTTTGTCCGCTGGAAGTATGAACAGGTGGAGGTGGTGTTCATCGCCCACACCACGGAGGCCAAGGAAGTAAACGAATGGGAGTTTTTTCATCGCGGCGAGTCGGGCGGGACGGTTATCAGCAGCGGCTACGCCAAAGCACTGGAGGTCATTGAGGCAAGGTATAATCCGGCAGTGTGGAATATCTATGCCTTCCATTGCTCTGACGGTGACAATTGGGGCGACGACAATAACCGGGCCATCGGACTGGCCAAAGATTTGTGCGGGGTGTGCAACTTATTCGGTTACGGTGAAATTACCTTCACGCAAAGCTGGAACGTTACCATTCGCCGGGATTTTGAGCGGGCCATGCAGGAGCCGAATTTTGTGATGGCAACTATGAGCAAAAAAGAAGACATTTGGCCGGCTTTTAAAAAAATATTGGATAAACATGCGACGGCTGGAGGGAAGGAGCATGAATGATTACACGCTGCGCGAGCTGGAGGCGTGGGGGGACCGGATTGAAGAACTGGTCCGGTCGGCCGGCCTGGAGTGCTACGAGCAGTTTTTTGAAATATGCGATTATGAAGATATGCTGTGTTACGAAGCATATGCCGGCATGCCTTCCCACTATCCCCACTGGAGTTTCGGCAAGATGTATGAACGGCAGCGGACTTTTTATCAATATAATCTGGTGGGCCTTCCCTATGAAATGGTGATAAATTCCGATCCCTGCCTGGCCTATTTAATGCGGGACAATACGCTGGCGCTGCAGGTTTTGACAATGGCCCATGTATATGGGCACAATGATTTCTTTAAGAACAACCGCTTGTTTAAGGAATATACCCGGGCCGAGCTTACGGTGGAATTGTTTAAGAATCACGCTGACCGGGTACGCGGCTATATGGCCGATCCCTCTATCGGACCGGACCGGGTGGAGCGGATTCTTGATGCCGCTCATGCGCTGCGCTACCAACTGCAGCGTTTTGGCAAAAGAGAGCAAAAGCACGACAGGGAGCAACTGACAAAGGAAAGTGAACAGGATATTCCGGACCGTTTAAAGAATGACCTGCTAACGTTTTTGGCGGAACGGGGCAAGCTGACCGAGTGGGAACGGAACCTGGTCTACATAGTCCGGGATGAAACCTTCTATTTTTTACCTCAATTGGAGACCAAGATCATGAATGAGGGCTGGGCCAGCTTCTGGCACTACAAATTGTTAAACCGGCTGGCGTTGCCGCAAAGTCTGCATTGGGAATTTCTCCAGCGTCACAATCTGGTGGTGCGGCCCCATGCCAACCGGATCAATCCCTATTTTCTCGGGTTTAATATTTTCACTTATTTAGAGGAAACCTATGGGTTGGACTATATTTTTCAGGTCCGGACACAGGAACGGGATCAGTCGTTTCTGCGACGGTACCTGACCCGGGAATTATGCGAAAAGCTTTGCCTGTTCTCCTATACCGTACGGGGCAACGACATTGTTGTTAAAGAGGTTGGCGACGAGGAAGGCTGGAAGACGGTGCGGGACGATCTGGTTAAAGGAGTGGGACTGGGCTCTATTCCTTGTGTTGTTCCGTTGGCGGTGGAACGGGACCAGCTTGTCCTCGAACATGTTTTTGAGGGCTGGGAGCTGGATATTACCTATGCCAGGGAGACGCTGAAATATGTTGTTGATTTATGGGGCGGCCGGGTGAGTCTGAAGACGCAGTTGAGTGGCAAGGCGAAACGGCTGATTTGCAGTGAGGATAAGGTGGTATCGCTGATCGATGATATTTAAGGAACCACTGCTTTATTCGCAGCGCGCGGTCTGAAGAATCTTTTGCTGCCGGGCTGTGTCAGCCAAACCTTTGAAATAGCCTATCTTTGGATATTCCTTTCTTGCCAGGCGGAAGAATCCCGCATCAGGCCGACTAAATTACTAAATCAACGATTCCCTGGAGCAGCAGTGCATGAGGATATAGACAGAGCGGATCATAAAAACAACGAGGCTGCCAGGTTCAGTAAAGGGCAGTCTCGTTGTTTGCTGTTGCTCGGCCGTGAGATGCGTCAGCTCAGACGGAGCAGGCCGAGCAGAATTAAAATAATGCCGGGCAGGTAGGGGAAACGGCTTTTCAAAGCAGGGGAGACAAGCCGTTGGCAGGAGGCCAGACCCAGCAGGAGGGCACCCATTTGGACGCAGCCCATCAGCAGCGGCGTGTAGGCAGGCAGCGAATTCATCAGAGCGGCGGCGAAGGTGGCCACCATATTGTCGATACCCAAGGCCAGACCCAGGAAAACCGCTTCCAGCGCATTGATGCGGCTGGAATGATCCAAATCGGCAGTTTCCGGCTGAGCCATGATACTGATGACAATGCGGCCGATGGAGATGGTGAGCTTTCGCGCCGTAGGCTCCTGACTATTTTCATAGGACTTTACGTCTTTGGTCAGATATTCCTGGAACAGGCTGCAGAGTCCGATTAGGATGAGCAGTAAAGCTCCGGCCACGACGGCGAAATGGGGGTTCATAAAGTCGCCGACATAAGCGGCGCAGAAAACGGCGGCCACAGTGGAGACGGCAGTGATGCTGCCTACAATCAGGAGGGATACCGGCGGTATGCGGATATTTTTCAAGCCATAGGCCAAACCGGCAACAAAGCCGTCCAGACTCAGGGCCGTGGCCAATAGCAGTACATAAAATATGTTCATACTGTAGCCTCCCGGATGTGTCAGGATGATTGTGCTACTTGTTTTTCGTGCTATAGTATGCAAGGGAGCGTCGCTTGGTTACCAGGAAAATCGCAGGCGACAGGAGGTTTTTTTTGTCCTTATGGGGAAATATATGGTATAATAAAGTGTTAGCACACTGAGCGATGTCGAGGTGAGAATGTGGATTTTGGATTAGGCAAGGTTTTGCCGGTACGTATTGAAGATGAAATGAAAAATTCCTATATCGATTACGCGATGAGCGTTATTGTTATGCGGGCGCTGCCGGATGTCCGGGATGGTTTGAAACCGGTTCACCGCCGCATTTTATACGCGATGCATGAGGCCGGAATGGCGCCGAACAAACCGTATAAAAAATCGGCCCGTATTGTTGGGGAAGTATTGGGTAAGTATCATCCACACGGTGATTCTTCGGTATACGATGCGACGGTACGGATGGCGCAGGACTTTTCCATCCGCTATTTGCTGGTGGACGGGCATGGTAACTTCGGTTCGATTGACGGTGACTCGGCGGCGGCGATGCGGTATACTGAGGTGCGCATGTCGCGGGTGGCCGAGTCCATGCTGGAGGATATTGAGCGGGATACGGTCGATTTTGCTCCGAACTATGATGAGTCGTTAAAGGAGCCTACCGTTCTGCCGTCTAAGATTCCTAACCTGTTAGTGAACGGGTCGGCGGGGATCGCGGTCGGCATGGCCACCAACATACCGCCCCATAACCTGGGCGAAGTGGTGGACGGACTGATTATGATGATTGATAACCCCGAGGTAACCATCAATGAACTGATGATGGCGATCAAGGGGCCGGACTTTCCGACGGGCGCCTTGATCTTAGGCCGTGAGGGAATCCGCCAGGCCTATACAACCGGCCGGGGCGGCGTAAAAATGCGGGCCCAGTGCCGGATTGAGAAAATGGCCAACGGGAAAAACCGGATTTTGGTTACCGAGATTCCCTATCAGGTGAATAAGGCCAGACTGGTGGAGAAGATTGCCGAGTTGGTTCGCGACAAAGTGATTGACGGGGTTACCGATCTGCGGGATGAAAGTGACCGGAAAGGGATGCGGATCGTTATCGAACTGCGGCGGGATGTAAATGCCGATATTTTGCTTAATCAGTTGTACAAGCATACGCAGCTCCAGGAAACCTTCGGCATCATCATGCTGGCCCTTGTCGACAGACGGCCGCGGATTATGAATTTGCAGGAAATACTCTGGCACTATCTGGAACATCAAAAAGAAGTCATTGTCCGGCGGACACGGTTTGAACTGGCTAAAGCCAAGGCGAGGGCGCATATCCTGGAAGGGCTGAAAATCGCCCTGGATCACCTGGATGCGGTTATTACGACTATTCGCCAGTCTAAGACGGTGGACATCGCCAAGGAAGCGCTGATGACCGGCTTTGACTTAAGCGAAAAGCAGGCCCAGGCTATTCTGGACTTAAGACTCCAACGCTTGACCGGCCTGGAACGGGAAAAGATCGAGCAGGAGTACAAGGATATTTTGGAAACCATCGAATGGCTGGAGTCGGTATTGGCCGATGAGCATAAAGTTCTGGCGATTATTAAAGAAGAACTGCTGGATGTAAGAAAACGGTTTGCCGATGAACGGCGCACGGTGATTACCACCGATGTTTCCGAACTGAATATGGAAGATCTCATTGCCGAGGAAGATATTGTCCTGACCTTGACCCATGGCGGCTATATCAAGCGGCTGCCGGTGGACACCTACCGCAGTCAGAAGCGGGGCGGCAAGGGGGTAACCGGTATGGGCACCAAGGAAGAGGACTTCGTGGAGCATCTGTTTGTGACCACGACTCATAACAATGTGCTCTTCTTTACCAGCCGGGGCCGGGTGTATCAGTTGAAAGGCTATGAAATCCCGGAAGCCAGCCGTACGGCCAAGGGCACAGCCATCGTCAATATGCTGGCTTTAGAGCCGAATGAGAAGGTTACGGCCGTCATTCCGATTAAGGAATTTTCTGAACGAAAGTTCTTACTGATGGTCACCCGTAAGGGCATCGTCAAGAAAACCGAGTTGATGGAATTTGATACAACCCGCAAGGGTGGATTGATTGCTATCAACCTGGACGATGACGATGATTTGATCGGTGTAAAACTCACCGGCGGTGAGCATTATGTCATTATCGGCACCAAGGACGGTCTGGCCATCTATTTCCCGGAAACCAATGTCCGGGCCATGGGCCGGACGGCCCACGGCGTCAAAGGGATTACGCTGCATGACGGTGATAGTGTAGTGGGCATGGACACCGTCAAAAAGGACGGAGAACTGCTGACCGTTACCTCCGAGGGTTATGGCAAACGGACGCCGCTGGCGGAGTACCGCAACCAGTCCCGGGGCGGCAAAGGCGTCATTAACATTAAGGTGACGGAAAAGACAGGGCATGTTGTGGGCATTAAGGTGGTTAAACCGGGTCAGGAACTCATGCTGATTACGGGAGACGGCATTGTCATCCGTACGGAAATTGATGCAATTTCGGTGTTTAGCCGCAACGCCCAGGGCGTTAAGATCATGCGTACCGGCGAAACCGATACGGTGGTAGCCTTGGCAGTAGTTGAAAAAAAAGCGGATAATGAATAAAATAATATCCCGGCAGAGCCTGACCTGTTAAGGTTGGGCTTTGCCAGCATCACGGTGCAAATACATCTTTACTGGAGGCAGTTGCCATGCAGATCAAAAGGGTAGATTCGACCATCAGTACGTACAAACTACAGGAGTCAAGAGATTTCTATGTTAAGCATTTTGGCTTTGAGGTAGTATACGAGAGCGATTGGTATATCGAATTGTTGGCCAAGGGGCTGCCGACCGCGGGAATTAGCTTTGTGCTGGCCCAGCGGGAGGAGGGCGAGATTTTTAACGGTAAGGGCCTGATTATTTCTTTTGAGGTAGACGATGTGGACCGGGAGTTTTGGCGGCTTTCGGCCGAAGGGGTGGATATTTACCAGCCTATTCAGGAAAAACCCTGGGGTGAACGGAGCTTTGTCGTCAATGATCCCAATGGGGTGCACCTTTACATTTATAAACTAATTCCGGCCCAACCGGAATACCAAAAAATTTATGACGCCTACAAGAAATAACCCACAGAAAGGCGGAATACCGATGTCGGCTATTTTTGATGAGATGATTGACCGGCGGCGGACGAACTGCCGTAAATGGGATGCGGCCTGCCAGCTCTTCGGTAATGACGAAGTGCTGCCTATGTGGATTGCCGATATGGATTTTGCCGTGCCGGCGGCGGTGGCCAGGGCTGTACAAGAGCGGGCCGCCCATGAAATTTACGGCTATCCTCATAAGGAGGAGCGCTTTTATCGGGCCATCCAGAACTGGCTGCAGCACCGCCACGGCTGGCAGGTTCAGCCCGAGTGGATTTTAGGAAATCCCGGCGTTGTATCGGCTATCAGCACAGCCATTTTGGCCTTTACCGAACCGGGTGATAAAATTGTCATTCAGCCGCCGGTATATCCGCCGTTTTTTAGTTGTGTGACGAAAAATAACCGGCAACTGGTGGAAAATCCACTCCGCTTGGTCAACGGACAGTATCAGATGGATTTTGAGGATTTAACCGGCAAGTTGGACGGGGTAAAATTGCTGCTGTTGTGTAACCCTCATAATCCGGTAGGCCGGTCCTGGACCAGGGAGGAACTGCTGCGACTGGGGCAGCTTTGCGTAGAACGGGGCATCGTCATTGTATCTGATGAGATTCATGCCGATCTGGTTTTGCCCGGGGCTATTCATACGCCGATGGCGTCCTTGTCACCGGAGGTAGCTAGACTGACGGTCACTTGTATGGCGGCCAGTAAAACATTTAATGTAGCCGGCTTGTATACGTCGATTGCGCTGATTGCCGACCAGAAGCTACGGCAGCGGTTTAGCGGCGTCCTGGAGGCTCTCGATTTAAATGGTGGTAATCTCTTTGGTATTACCGCACTGATTGCTGCCTTTGAAGAGGGGGAGGCCTGGCTGGACGAGCTGCTCACTTACCTGGATGGTAATGTGCGTTATATGGTGGACTTTTTTGCCCGTCAGGTCGAGGGTATTACCCTGTCCCGACCGGAAGCTACCTATCTGGCCTGGCTGGATTGCCGGGAATTGCAGCTAAGTCAGGCCCGGCTGAAGAAGTTTTTTATTCAGGAAGCCAAGGTGGGCTTAAACGACGGCATGACCTTTGGCCGGGCAGGAGAAGGTTTTATGCGTTTAAATTACGGTTGTCCGCGAACAATACTGGAAGAAGGACTTGGCCGCATCGCGCAGGCAGTTCGGCTTCTTTAGGGAACCATTGATTAATTTAGCGGAGCTTTTTCCGTCTGGGTATGTCAGCAAAGCCTTGAAATAGCTGAGCTTCCTGCGGCTTTACTTTCTTGCCAGGCAAAAAAATCTCTCGCCAGGCCGATAGGCTCATTATATCTGCGGTTCCTTAGCGGCCGGCCGGTCCTTTTCCGATTGATTGATTATACCGTAATGGAGGTTTACTATGATTCGTGAGCGGCGGAGCAAGGGGAAATTAGAGTCTTATTATCATCAATTTGTGCACGAGGGAAAAATGGACCCCAATGTACATCCCTGGGTGGCGGAATCATGGCAGCGGAGTGCGGCCAATCAAATCGCCTATGAAACCATGCCCAGTTTAACGCGGCTGAGCAAGGCCGAACTGGCCGAGCGGCAGCAAAGTCATCAGACGGCCATTGAATATTTGCAGGGGCTATATCAGGATGTACAGGAACACTTTACCCGTTATAATTTAAGTTTATTGCTGCTGGACCATGAATGCTATGTACTGAAAAGCTATGCCATGCCGTTTTTTCAAAAGACCCCGGGCGAGGTAGCCGGTGCCAGGCTGACGGAAGAGGACATCGGTACCTCGAGTATTAGCATTGCCTATGAGCATCAAGTTCCGTTCCTGCTGTTTGGGCCGGAAATGTGGATTGAGGAATGCCAGACCGGAGATGCTTTCTCGGCGCCGATTATTCTGGGCGGTCAGACCCGGTATCTTTTGACTCTGATTTCGGCGGAGCGGGAAGCCTTGCCGTATAGCTCAGTGGCAGCACTGATGTTCAGCATGAAATATGCGATGGAAAAACACCTGGATATGCAGGCTAAACTGGTGGCCTGCCAGGCGATTTTGGATGCCGTGCCTTTGGCGGTATACCATATTGAGCCGGGCGGGGAGGTTACTTATGCCAACAAGCTGGGCGAAGAACGGCTGGAAGCGGCCGGTGCGCCACACAAACGGCCCAGCCTGAACGAGGTCGTCCTTAATTACCGTCATACGCCGTTGTACCGGGGCTTTCTGGGCATCCCCTCCTACAACAAGGAGGTCACCTGGATTACACCCACCAAGACCTACGAGGATATTACCACGGTGGTTCCCTTGTATGGGCTGGATAAAGAAGTTGACAGCGTCCTGGCAGTTTCCCTGCCGATCGAGGATCTGCGGAATATGGTGGCCCATGCGGTGGGCTATACTGCCAGGTACAGTCTGGCCAGCATGGTAGGGGAAGATGAGGCCTTTGTCAGTTTGAAGGATAAAGCTGCCCGCATCGCCCGCTCCGGGCAAGCGGTGTTGCTGCAGGGAGAACCGGGCTCCGGCAAACAACGGCTGGCTCATGGCATTCATCAGGCCAGCCCGCGGGCCGGCGGTCCGCTGATTACACTGAAATGCGGCGATATGCCGCCGGAAATGCTGGAGGATGAACTGTTTGGCGTCAATATTTCGGCCGAGGAAAGCCGTACCGGCAAGCTGGAACTGGCCAATGGCGGTACGCTTTTTTTGGACGAGGTGGAAAAACTACCGCTTCATACGGCGGTCAGGCTGGCGGAATCGCTGGAGCACCGGCGATTGACCCGCATTGGCGAGGAGGTTCTCCGGCCGATTGATGTGCGGATTATTGCGGCCTGCGACAGTGACTTGAAACGGCTTAGCGAAAAGGGGATTTTTTCGGAAAGCCTGTATAAATTAGTTTCCAAATCGATTATCCGGATGATGCCGTTGCGGGCCAGAAAG
It encodes:
- the ytaF gene encoding sporulation membrane protein YtaF, whose protein sequence is MNIFYVLLLATALSLDGFVAGLAYGLKNIRIPPVSLLIVGSITAVSTVAAVFCAAYVGDFMNPHFAVVAGALLLILIGLCSLFQEYLTKDVKSYENSQEPTARKLTISIGRIVISIMAQPETADLDHSSRINALEAVFLGLALGIDNMVATFAAALMNSLPAYTPLLMGCVQMGALLLGLASCQRLVSPALKSRFPYLPGIILILLGLLRLS
- the yhbH gene encoding sporulation protein YhbH — protein: MAVFKDGGTGHSDRSAWDRKRHRKLMEDAIRRNLGDIIAEESIIGQSKDKKIKIPVKSIKEYQFIYGKGNDGGASGDGQEKKGQVIGKVVGQNGTASGGPGGSDPGEEIYETEITMDEIIGYMFNELQLPDIDKKKYGLIEDECRIKRSGYQPKGIPPRLAKKRTVIEKIKRKQSYRRNQTAGAEQAIPQRIPFRTEDLRYHRVKEEHKRRSNAVVICIMDTSGSMDQTKKYLARSFYFLLYQFVRWKYEQVEVVFIAHTTEAKEVNEWEFFHRGESGGTVISSGYAKALEVIEARYNPAVWNIYAFHCSDGDNWGDDNNRAIGLAKDLCGVCNLFGYGEITFTQSWNVTIRRDFERAMQEPNFVMATMSKKEDIWPAFKKILDKHATAGGKEHE
- a CDS encoding SpoVR family protein, translated to MNDYTLRELEAWGDRIEELVRSAGLECYEQFFEICDYEDMLCYEAYAGMPSHYPHWSFGKMYERQRTFYQYNLVGLPYEMVINSDPCLAYLMRDNTLALQVLTMAHVYGHNDFFKNNRLFKEYTRAELTVELFKNHADRVRGYMADPSIGPDRVERILDAAHALRYQLQRFGKREQKHDREQLTKESEQDIPDRLKNDLLTFLAERGKLTEWERNLVYIVRDETFYFLPQLETKIMNEGWASFWHYKLLNRLALPQSLHWEFLQRHNLVVRPHANRINPYFLGFNIFTYLEETYGLDYIFQVRTQERDQSFLRRYLTRELCEKLCLFSYTVRGNDIVVKEVGDEEGWKTVRDDLVKGVGLGSIPCVVPLAVERDQLVLEHVFEGWELDITYARETLKYVVDLWGGRVSLKTQLSGKAKRLICSEDKVVSLIDDI
- a CDS encoding peptidylprolyl isomerase; protein product: MKKAIIEMDAGQIVIELFEGDAPKTVANFEKLINEEFYDGLTFHRVIKGFVAQGGCPNGNGTGGPGYTIPCETKGNPKRHERGSLSMAHRGPNTGGSQFFIVYEPQPHLDGVHTVFGKVIEGMDVVDQIQPGDKMNKVTVVEA
- a CDS encoding TSUP family transporter; amino-acid sequence: MEFIDPQMLLFLLAAGFCAAFVDSVVGGGGLISLPALLLTGMPPGLALGTNKMASVMGSFTSTLSFMFSGKVNFKLIKYLFFIDFFGSILGVYTVQHIPPHFLKPLVVVLLVVVTVYTLLRKDWGDISTYGGITAKTLWLSGAAAGLLGFYDGFFGPGTGSFLIFAFLMLGFDFVVAAGNAKALNFASNIAAVIAFAYFGSIRYSYGIVMGLAMILGALAGSRVAIKNGAAFVKPVFIFMSLLLIGKQIWDVAH
- a CDS encoding PrkA family serine protein kinase is translated as MVDFNFATLIKKDREERQYVPFTGTFLEYLKLVAENPKHHSMLAHQRMFNLLVEPGVETIKTEEHPHLKRIYGNETIKQYEFFKHDFFGIDNSIMKIMRYFHAAAMKGEESRQVLYLVGPVGAGKSSIMEALKRALEASPDIYVLQGCPMREMPLHLIPKHLRPVFERELGIKVEGDLCPVCRYRLKHEFGGEYERFPVTTAGFSIRSRKGIGVVPPVDPNNQDTSVLIGSVDISKLDLYPEDDPRVLSLNGAFNAGNRGIVEFIEVFKNEVEYLHAMITATQEKSIPSPGKGAMIYFDGIILAHSNEAEWNKFKSDHTNEAILDRIVKVEVPYCLQLDEEVKIYRKVLRNSNFDAHIAPHTIEMASMFAILSRLAPSAKVDPLTKLKIYNGEEIVEKGSTKKVDIFELREEAQREGMSGISTRFIMKALDTALSESENNCINPLAILDTMVKATKEMAVNEDERKRYLGFLQDTIKKEYNLIIEKEVTRAFIHGYQEQAESLFNNYLDHAEAFVNVTKLKDPNTGEELEPDIKFLQSIEEQIGISGTAALGFRQDVTSYMFSILRSGGRLDYKSYEPLKEAIEKKLTFSVKELSRVVTKARVRDKEQDSKYNAMVEEMKQNGYCDHCCNVILKYAANNLWKD